In Longimicrobium sp., the genomic window AGCGCGGGCACGGACACTACCGATACGTTGCGGGTCGTTACGGTCTGCATAAGCGCCTCCAGGTTTGAGCGACCCAGAGAGCTTACATCGTGGCGGCCCGCTTTTACATGGTATCTGAGGCCCAGGCGCACCGAACCGGCCCTTAGCACATGCATCGCGGGCCGAAGGATCTAGCCGCGGATGGGTAGGAGCTTGGGCGCGGCAGCGGTCACGGAGGCTGAGGGCGCGGACCCCCAGCACGGGCGATTGAAGTCGCTGCAACAAACACACGAAGTCCGCCTTCGTGGACTGGCCTGATTTGCGTCAGTTGGAGTGTGTGGCGCGCCCTGATTCCTCAATTCGATGTTTCCCGCACTCACGATGCAGTTCACGGATTCACACGCGCACCTCGCGGACGACAAGGTCTTTCCCGACGTCGAGGGCGTCGTCGCACGGGCAACGGCGGCGGGGGTGACCGCCATCGTGAGCGTCGCGACGGGGACGGACGATGCGCGGACGTGCATCCAGCTGGCCGAGCGCTTCCCGGGAGTATACGCCACGGCCGGCATCCATCCGCACCGCGCCGCGGAGTACGACGAGGACGCGATCCGCGACATCCGCCTGCTGCTGGACGACGCTCGCGTGGTGGCGGTCGGGGAGACCGGGCTGGATTACCATTACGACTTTTCGCCGCGTGACGTGCAGCGCGCCTCGTTCGCGCGGCACCTGGAGCTGTCGCGCGAAACGGGAAAGCCGACGATTGTGCATTCGCGTGAGGC contains:
- a CDS encoding TatD family hydrolase; translated protein: MFPALTMQFTDSHAHLADDKVFPDVEGVVARATAAGVTAIVSVATGTDDARTCIQLAERFPGVYATAGIHPHRAAEYDEDAIRDIRLLLDDARVVAVGETGLDYHYDFSPRDVQRASFARHLELSRETGKPTIVHSREADEDMRALLREAGQGTVGVLHSFSSGRALLEEAMAMGWYVSFSGMVTFKKYEGADFVRMVPADRILVETDTPYLAPVPHRGKQNEPAFVSHTAARCAELRGEDPAEFAARTVENARRFYSLR